In the Phyllopteryx taeniolatus isolate TA_2022b chromosome 1, UOR_Ptae_1.2, whole genome shotgun sequence genome, GATTATAATCTGGAGTCCATATCGGAAAATCCACATGGAAACATAAAGAGAGGTGTCGTATTTAGGGTtaggcatcgtttgaatttgagtggtGATGATTCTTTTCCTTTGGCCTTGTCCCTGTagaggtcgccacagcgcgtcatccttttccatgtaagcctatctcctgcatccgcCTCTCGAAccccaactgccctcatgtcttccctcacgacatccatcaaccttctctcactatttctcctctggacgtgtccaaaccatccaagtttgctctctctaacttagtctccaaaacatcgaaccttggctgtccctctgaagtcatttctaatcctatccaacctggtcactccgagagcgaacctcaacatcttcatttccgtcacctccatctctgcttcctgtcgtctcttcagtgccactgtctctaatccgtccatcatggctggcctcaccactgtttcataaactttgcccttcaacctagcagactcttctgtcacataacacacctgacaccttcccccacccgttccaacctgcttggacccgtttcttcacttcctgaccacactcaccattgctctggacggttgaccccaagtatttcaagtcctccacccttgctatctgttctccctggagcctcactcttcccccaccatccctcccattcatgcacatatattctgtcttatttcggctaatcttcattcctctgctttccagtgcatgcctccatctttctaactgttcctccacctgctccctgctttcactgcagatcacaatgtcatctatgaacatcatggtccacggggattccagtctaacctcatctatcagcctatccatcaccactgcaaacaggaaggggctcagggctgatccctgatgcagttccacctccaccttaatttcgtctgtcacacctacagcacacctcaccactgttctgctgccctcgtacatgtcccgTATTATTCTAATGTTagtctctgccactccagacttcctcaTGCAGTACCACCGTTCCTcactgggtactctgtcataggctttctctcgatccacaaagacacaatgtagctccttctgaccttctctgtacttttccaccatcatcctcaaggcaaataatgcatctgtggtactctttctaggcatgaaaccatactgttgctcgcaaatactcacttctgtcctgagtcgagtctccactactctttcccataacttcattgtgtggctcatcaactttatttctctatagttcccacagctctgcacatcacccttgttctgaGGCGGGTGGCGGCAACCATagaggcacgaagcaccgatttgccgCTTTACCGGCTTTATGAGCTCCTCTGCGCTttcgacgtcaacgggtcctccgctaatcgctactcttccccgctcgccgtcactacactccTTCTTCCTTCGCAGTCTCGTCTCACTcgcacatcgacgcacacgcccacacacactgagcttgctgtcacaatcacgtgggtcaatacccgtaacagtatttcgccgtaaatttcgactttaacggtgaaatccgacttgcgcggaaattcgtgttacgtcgccagcgtaggaacggaactcgttcgtaaatcaaggacttcctgtatactaacaccctcaatttcaagtttcagcctcatcactcgatctgatactcttttcacctccaagacattcttagccaactattcctttaaaataaccccgactccattttcttcccaactacaccatggtaaaataattgaaaccccggccctaaacttctagccttactgtctttccacctggtctcctggacatacaatatcaacctttctcctaatcatcatgtcaagcaactcccgagattttcctgtcaccgtcccaacattcaaagtccccacattcagttctaggctctgtgctttcctcttctctttctgccaaaaaaCCCgatttccacctcttcttcgacttcgacccacactagctgaatttccaccggcgccctgcaggttgacggcgccggtggcggacgttgttaacccgggccctgacagatccggtatggaattctttggatgaacgctcatatttgtttggcaaagtttgaagccggacgcccttcctgacgcaacccactgcttttatccaggcttgggaccggcctacagtttgcactggcttgtgccccccatattGCTGCATTGAATTTGAGCGCTtctggttccttatttcgattccagtTACAAACGGTTTTCGATTCccattcttttagggggctgggtcaaaaaagtttgcatggtttaaataaaggttgtccaaattatgaacatccattttctttgcagcccgcagcatagactaaaatgaacatttgacactggtttctttataaccagtatcaatatcaaacctatgaaccaaaaggcaatgtgtgtggaactaacccaattgacttaatgttcattaattaatgtatcagctaaaagttaaatacagcattgttaaaatcgttatttgggacgGTTTTAtcacgtcgccgctgctgcttCGTGGTGGGGGGACTATGCACCGAAGCAGGGAACCgacattttacaatttgaacgattccgggagaaccagaacgttagtcccggttccaaccGATTCTCGGTGCCCAACCCAGCTCGTATTCGGAAGACGCGGTCTCAAGAACGGTTCTAAAATGCCATTCACTCCAGCAACTGCGTGATCTTTTCTCACGATGGTGATGCACCCTTTCTACTACCTACTGCGACACATAATCTTTTGCTATCATGAATATACGTACTCTGTTGGAATGGGGGGGTGCCTGAACTTAACTGACGTTCAACattttggcatttctctccctcataatggACGTTCCACGATGAGATTAACCCCCCCGCCTGCCCCAATCTCTATCTtttactcaaaagctgtgctgatctcaaatccaaagcgccGTCTACTGGCagctgttagtcattacagtggtttacaaacctgaatttcacagacaagctgggtgagaccctcttccacgcctacccGTTGAAAAGCGTACTTGGCGAATATAGTTGCCGGGGGCAGCAAACGCTCGGATTCCAGTTGACCAATAGAAATGTCAGCGTCAGCGAAGGAGTCGTGACCTCTTAATGCTGCTGCTCGGAACAGCTGCGTATGTGTCATCATGACGACTGTAGTATTCATCGTCTGGTTGACACAACTGCTTTTCTAGTTGATCTTCAGTCTTTTTCCGTTTCGTGCCCACTGTCTTGCTTTCGGATGATTTATCAAATCGCTTACATTCTTTTTCCCTCGTTTGTTTTCAGCATCATCGTCACAGCCTTCATGGGAACCTCGCTTGTTTTCATTTGCTTCACTCTCAGCGCCCTCTACGCCAAACGCAGGAGCTACCTGTTCCTCGGAGGTAACCTGTTGACACGCACTTTTGAAACTCCTTTGCCCTAGAGCAACAAACGTATTGGGAACCTGACTTCTACtcgtacagtcccctccaaaagtatcggAACGAcgaggtcaattcctttgtttttgttgtatactgaagacatttgaatTTCAGAtcgaaagatgaatatgagaaaaaagttcagaattccagcttttatttcatggtgttAAACAACTTGACTTTGTTTGAAGccatccacttttcaagtgagcttCTAGTTGCtaaggtgttgccttttagagtGATGGCTTAAacattagtgcttgtttttggttttgggtttcacctgtgaaaactgtatttgctgttaagcaaacatgaagaccagaaagctgtctatgggagaaaagcaaaccgttttgaagctgagagaagacgGAAAATCGATTAGAggtattgcacaaacattgggcagaggcaatacaacaatttggaatgtccagaaaaagagagaaacacAAGTCTCGATTGATGATGTAGCTCATGATGGAAGCGGCAGAATGAAtttgcaacagtctggtgaagtcaatgagtcgcaggcttgatgcagttattgcaagtaaggattatgccaccaaatattcaatgttattcacttgaagttcatttaataatgtctgttccaatacttttcctcccttgaaaagtgggtggcttcaaacaaaaggtgctctgtcctgagttgtttaagacacgtagatgtaaataccgtgaactaaaagctggaattctgaccttttgtctcatattcatcttttgatctgaaacccaaatttcttcagtaaacaacaaaaagaaaggaattgaccttgacgttccaatacttttgaagggGACTGTACATGAAGTGACAATAGTGACGGATGTTACGGCTTACCCTCTTCCGGTTTGGCAGACTACAACAGATGTGTGCTTGGTCTCAAGTAAACAGCAGAgtatgagtttaaaaaaatatatatattattttcgttctaaaacaaacaattcttgAGCATTTTTGTGTTCAGATGCCTTCTCCAAAGTTAACTGTCGTTCAAGTAACTGCGAATGATGAACTCACTCATGAACACGAGTGTTGCTCTTGAGTGCATGAAAACATTCGATTCAAAGGAGAAATTGACTCGTCAAATAACCAGATCTGGGCACTAACAATGGACTTGACATTTGGATTGCAAAGATCGCTTAATCCGATGAGGACATCGGCTCGGATGAAGGGGAGATGGGCACAAGCGAGCCTGAATGTCAAGTGCTCTGACATTTACACTGGGAGGAGAAGAGACTCTTCTCAGGATTTGAACGAGGTCCATAAAtcattaatcgattatcaaaatagttgtcgattaatgtGATCATCGATTTGTGGTTGCACCTCCAAAAATTTTAGTAGgaacatgaatacattttcatacGCATATTCCATCACAAGTCGGGCTTGTCTATTAGCCTATTGCTCACCGATATCAAACGTGAGCACAGCGTTAGCGAGTCTTTTCGTATCGGTGAAACATCAAGTCCTTCTCTAATTTTGCCACTCTGTGGTATTGAGTTCGGCTGGCGTGTAGAAGAATATTGCGAAAGCGCTACGAGGCGCCGAGGGCCCGCCGATCATGCGGCCGCCGCGCGTGTTCTGACGGCTTCGTCGTCGTCGACAGGCACGCTGATGTCGGGCCTGTCCGTCCTCTTCCTGACGTCTCTCCTGAACGCGTTCTTCGGATCCGTCGTGCTCTTCAAGGTCAGTCGGAATCGTCATGTCGCCGTCTAGCTCGGaatctgtttttctgctgctcTCGCTGTCTCCTGGAGTCTTTCTCGCTCGCTCCGGTTCACTCTTTCTGTGTTTGTCGCTCTGTTTGAGCGTGCGTTTGGATCTGGgctccctcctcctcccagGCTCACGTGTACCTGGGTCTTCTGCTGATGTGCGGCTTCGTCCTGTTCGACACTCAGCTCATCATCGAGAAGGCGGAGAACGGAGACAAGGACTATGTGTGGTGAGCGAGGGGACGGGCCCGTCCCGTCCCACGTCCCGGTGCTGCCGTTCCCCTTTGGGCGCACCTCAACCTGCTGTTTGGTTGTTGCCCTCATGCAGGCACTGCGTGGACTTGTTCCTGGACTTCATCACCATCTTCAGGAAGTTGATGGTCATCCTGGCCCTCAACGACAAGGTCCGTCTGTAAACCGAGTAGCCGGTACACAGAGTGTCCGCTGAGAGCTTATGTTGTCTTTGCTCTTGTCTTGTTTCAGgacaagaagaaggagaagaagtaGACAAGTTGCTTGGCTGAAAACGAGTCGATCTGTCCGACGAGACTCGATTTGCGGCGCGGTCGTTATTTCTGACTTTCTTTCTTAAATGAGCTCCTGCGGTCTTAAGATCTGATTGCAAATGATTTGATCTTTCTTTCCTGTCAAACTTCCGAGGGTTGATAGTTTGTCCGTCCGTGTAAACTAATGCTAGTCCCGGGAGCGAGAGGAGACTAACCCTGCAGTGAATATGTTTGGCCTGTAGAGGGCAGCGTTGCGCTGTGACATGCCCGCCTCAGTCAAGACTTTGCTGCTGTTCTTTCGCGCCACAACGATGGGCTCCCTTTTAGTGAGTTACGTGACCACATGCATTGATTTGCTTCATTTCTGAGTTTCTTCTTTTGTTTAGCGGAGTGCGATTTGGACGCCCCTTCCCAAATGTCCTCGGAAGTCTTGCTTTGACTTTTCCAGATCCCGTCTGAGGGCCTTTGCCCAAGTTTTTTGACTGCGCTTTTTCTTGCTTCTTGTAAATTACACCAGTGTCTGATAGTTTGCCAAATGAAGTGAAGTTAACCTTAAATTTTCAAGTGTatactgtga is a window encoding:
- the tegt gene encoding probable Bax inhibitor 1 yields the protein MNVFERNINLDAVFKFSQISHSTQLHLKNVYSSLAACMFVAAAGAYTRVVLRLFQGGVLFALASLGLMAWLAAMPHNAETERKRLAILAGFAFLNGVGLGPTLDFVIAVNPSIIVTAFMGTSLVFICFTLSALYAKRRSYLFLGGTLMSGLSVLFLTSLLNAFFGSVVLFKAHVYLGLLLMCGFVLFDTQLIIEKAENGDKDYVWHCVDLFLDFITIFRKLMVILALNDKDKKKEKK